The following are from one region of the Pseudomonadota bacterium genome:
- a CDS encoding addiction module protein encodes MSAKARELARQVALLSPEEKAIVAAEIDDEEAVSADEVEETWTEEIVRRVELLHSGQAETVDGEEELQRLIDKHSR; translated from the coding sequence ATGAGCGCCAAGGCCCGAGAGCTCGCCCGGCAAGTCGCCCTGCTTTCCCCAGAGGAAAAGGCCATCGTCGCTGCGGAAATCGACGACGAGGAGGCCGTTAGCGCAGACGAAGTCGAGGAGACCTGGACCGAGGAGATCGTCCGACGCGTTGAGCTGCTGCACAGCGGTCAGGCCGAGACCGTCGACGGCGAAGAAGAGCTCCAGCGTCTGATCGACAAACACTCGCGCTGA